Part of the Nitrosophilus alvini genome, ATTTGCAAGATATTCAGTTTCAAAATCCTTCTCATCAGCTTCCGCAACATTTATAATCTCTCTTGTAAGAGCGCAGCCTTTGAGCTCGGTTGAGTATAGTTTAAACTCCTCAAAAAGTTTGGGCAGTATCTCGTTTGCAATATCTTTATGAACGAGCAGAGTCTCCATTGCATTGCAGACACCGGGTCTTTGGACTTTTGCATTGACTGCTATAGCGATCGCCTTGTCAAAATCTGCAAAACTGTCTATATATGTATGGCAAAGTCCCTTGTCGTGCTTGACTACAGGAACTGTTGCATTTTCACTGACATATCTTATAAGTGCCTCCCCGCCTCTCGGGATGATAAGATCCACATACTTGTCCATTTTTATCAGTTTCGCAACACCCTCTCTGCTGCTGTCGGGAAGCAGGGATATTAGCTCTTTTGGAAGCGAATTTTTTTCTAAAACCTCCTGAAGTATCTGTGCAATTATTTTATTGCTATATGCGGCTTCTTTTCCACCTTTGAGTATGCATACATTGGAGCTTTTAAAGCATAAAGCAGCAGTATCACTTGTAACATTGGGCCTTGATTCGTATATTATACCGATTACGCCTATGGGAATCGATACTTTTTCTATTTTGAGTCCGTTATCCAAAACCCAGCCATCAAGAACTCTTCCAACGGGATCTTTGAGTGCAGCAATCTCTCTTACCGCCTTTGCCATCGAGAAAATTCTTTTGTCATCCAACAAAAGCCTGTCCATCATTGCAGGGCTCAGATTCATCTCCCGTGCATTTGCCATATCTATCTCATTGTGCTCTTTTATTCTGTTTGTATTTGCCTCTATTGCATCGGCCATCTGGTTAAGCACTCTTTTTTTGATATCGCCGTTGAGTGTTGAAAGTATACTTGCAGACTCTTTTGCTCTTTTTAGAAACTCTTCCATATCTATATCTCCACCTTCAGTTATCATATTTTTACATGATTTTACACATATTATGCTTTTTAGCCAATAAAATTTTATTTTTATTCGACTTTAAGCCAAATAATAATTTAATATATAATATTTTTTTATAAAAGAGGTTTGTTATGGAAAAAGTTTATGATATTGCCATTATTGGTGCAGGACCCGCAGGAATAGGCACAGCTATTGAAGCCTTCATATTTGGCATCAAAGATATACTATTGATTGAAAAAGCAGATAACCACTCTTCGACCATAAGGAAATTTTATAAAGATAACAAACGGGTTGACAAAGACTGGATGGGACAGAAAGTTGAATGTGAAGGAAATATCATCTTTATGGATGGAACTAAAGAGACTACACTTGATCTTTTTGACAGACTTCTTGATAAACATAAAATTGATACCGAATTCAATACTGAAATAGAAAAAATTGAAAAAAAAGGCGATATTTTTGATATAGAGACTACGGACAACAGGCAGTTTAAAGCAAAAAATGTAGTAATTTCGATAGGTAAAATGGGTAAACCAAATAAACCTACATATAAAATCCCACCCTCAATAAAACAAAAAGTCAACTTCAATCTCGACAGCTGTTCTCAGGGCGAAAAAATACTTGTTGTTGGTGGAGGAAATTCTGCAGCGGAATATGCCTATTTTTTAGCAGATTCCAATGATGTTACGCTTAATTACAGAAGAGCAAGATTTACAAGACTAAACCCGGAAAACGATAAAATAGTGGAAAGATATGCCGATGAAGGAAAACTTAGATTGAAACTTGGCATAGATATAGAATCTTTGGAAAGCGAACATGGGAAAGTGAAAGTCAATTTCAGCAATAATAAAAGCGAGATTTTTGATAGAGTAATATATGCGATAGGAGGGACAACTCCCACAGAATTCTTAAGAAAATGCGGTCTTAATATCGTGGGTAAAAAAGTCGAAGTAGATGATAATTTTGAAACCGAAATACCTGGACTCTTCGCTGCAGGTGATATCGTGACTGATACGGGAGGTTCTATAGCAATAGCTTTAAACCATGGATACAGAATAGCCAAATATATCAAAGAGAATCGATAGAACCCTCTGAACAGATATTGCAGTTTAGGGCTTTTGCAAATGAGTCAACGTCAAGGGAAAATCTTTCAAGAATAGGAAGAGCTTTTTCCTTTGCGTCTGGCTCTATTTCACCTTTGAGGTCAACAACAGCTCTTATGACTTTTAAAGAGGCAGCATCTTTTTGATACTCATTTGGCGCATCTTCGGGATTTTTCGAATATCTGATAATCTTTACAAGTTTGGAAGAAAAATTCCATCTCTCAAATATAGCAGCGGTTACTTCCGGAGTAGTTATGCTGCATATCTCCTCTTCGGCATCGTCACATTCGATATTTTTTTCTACCATATATTCATAGATGTTTTTTCCTCTTTTTTTGGCACACTTTGCAATAAGAACCTTTCCTATCTCGCTTAAAAAGGCCGCTGTCGGCAAAACAGACTCTTTATGAGTCCATATATAAGCAATTTTGCTCTGTATGACAGATTTTTTTAAAAAATCATCCGATGTA contains:
- a CDS encoding NAD(P)-binding domain-containing protein; its protein translation is MEKVYDIAIIGAGPAGIGTAIEAFIFGIKDILLIEKADNHSSTIRKFYKDNKRVDKDWMGQKVECEGNIIFMDGTKETTLDLFDRLLDKHKIDTEFNTEIEKIEKKGDIFDIETTDNRQFKAKNVVISIGKMGKPNKPTYKIPPSIKQKVNFNLDSCSQGEKILVVGGGNSAAEYAYFLADSNDVTLNYRRARFTRLNPENDKIVERYADEGKLRLKLGIDIESLESEHGKVKVNFSNNKSEIFDRVIYAIGGTTPTEFLRKCGLNIVGKKVEVDDNFETEIPGLFAAGDIVTDTGGSIAIALNHGYRIAKYIKENR
- a CDS encoding HDOD domain-containing protein — encoded protein: MRKFIFEEIENLPPMPETAIKIKELYNKDELSFKEMIEVIEEDPLLVADILKIANSPYYGFVHEVKDIEKAVVLLGMDMVTGFALYCTLNRDFDVDFSAYAITSDDFLKKSVIQSKIAYIWTHKESVLPTAAFLSEIGKVLIAKCAKKRGKNIYEYMVEKNIECDDAEEEICSITTPEVTAAIFERWNFSSKLVKIIRYSKNPEDAPNEYQKDAASLKVIRAVVDLKGEIEPDAKEKALPILERFSLDVDSFAKALNCNICSEGSIDSL
- a CDS encoding glutamate-5-semialdehyde dehydrogenase; its protein translation is MITEGGDIDMEEFLKRAKESASILSTLNGDIKKRVLNQMADAIEANTNRIKEHNEIDMANAREMNLSPAMMDRLLLDDKRIFSMAKAVREIAALKDPVGRVLDGWVLDNGLKIEKVSIPIGVIGIIYESRPNVTSDTAALCFKSSNVCILKGGKEAAYSNKIIAQILQEVLEKNSLPKELISLLPDSSREGVAKLIKMDKYVDLIIPRGGEALIRYVSENATVPVVKHDKGLCHTYIDSFADFDKAIAIAVNAKVQRPGVCNAMETLLVHKDIANEILPKLFEEFKLYSTELKGCALTREIINVAEADEKDFETEYLANILSLKVVENIDEAISHIQKYGSGHSEAIVTENYSNAEKFMNSIDAACVYVNASTRFTDGGEFGFGAEVGISTNKLHARGPMGINDLTTYKYKIYGQGQIRE